A stretch of the Rhizobium sp. CCGE531 genome encodes the following:
- a CDS encoding MBL fold metallo-hydrolase translates to MLNDQAHQTKLPYFYPFKFGTGKITVLSDGPLELGDPRENFLGVDAATVTEMLDRNFLSSSSVTLEQNIPLVKINGKTILFDTGMGTSKIFGPTTGRLLKSMQEAGIAPLEVDAVVLSHAHIDHTGGLCDQDGKLNFPNAEIFISESDFDDWTDGGKLDAGFKAQVENARRNLLPHRDRITHFVDGQEFLPGVHAVHAPGHTLGHFCFLMQSGSDRLCFLGDLTHHHILLMERPWMEFKYDTDPKLSARSRTRVLDMLATDRIPVMSYHFAWPGLGNVAREREGFRYVPAAMQMLSR, encoded by the coding sequence GTGCTCAATGACCAAGCGCATCAGACTAAGTTGCCCTATTTCTATCCGTTCAAGTTCGGAACCGGCAAAATAACGGTGCTTTCGGACGGACCGTTGGAATTGGGCGACCCGCGGGAGAATTTCCTTGGGGTCGACGCGGCCACGGTGACGGAAATGCTCGACAGGAACTTCCTGTCCAGTTCGTCGGTAACCCTCGAGCAGAACATCCCGCTGGTCAAAATCAACGGAAAGACCATCCTGTTCGACACCGGGATGGGGACGTCGAAGATTTTCGGGCCGACGACCGGCCGCTTGCTGAAAAGCATGCAGGAGGCAGGCATCGCCCCCTTGGAAGTCGATGCCGTGGTGTTGTCCCACGCACACATCGACCACACCGGCGGACTTTGCGATCAGGACGGCAAGCTTAATTTTCCCAACGCGGAGATCTTCATAAGCGAAAGCGACTTCGATGACTGGACCGACGGAGGCAAGCTTGATGCCGGTTTCAAGGCTCAGGTGGAAAATGCCCGGAGAAACCTTCTTCCACACCGTGATCGGATAACGCATTTCGTGGACGGTCAGGAGTTCCTGCCGGGCGTGCACGCGGTGCACGCTCCAGGCCACACCTTGGGCCACTTCTGCTTCCTCATGCAGTCGGGCAGCGATCGGCTCTGCTTCCTCGGCGATCTGACCCATCATCATATCCTGTTGATGGAACGCCCGTGGATGGAGTTCAAGTACGACACCGATCCCAAGCTCTCGGCGCGCTCGCGCACCCGGGTGCTGGATATGCTCGCGACCGACCGCATACCCGTGATGTCCTATCACTTTGCGTGGCCCGGGCTCGGCAACGTTGCCCGGGAGCGGGAAGGCTTCCGCTACGTACCCGCCGCCATGCAGATGCTCTCGAGATAG
- a CDS encoding zinc-dependent alcohol dehydrogenase family protein encodes MQMKSVILRESGLPKPYASSRPLSVETVDLTPPGNLEVLVKIKAAGVCHSDLSAINGDRPRPLPVALGHEASGIVEEIGPGVDTVKVGDHVVMSFLPICGHCDYCAGGRASLCEPGYRANAAGTLLNGSKHIRLRGYDINHHSGVSAFSEYAVVSAHSVVKITKDVDVTMAALFGCAVMTGVGAVVNTCGVKPGQSVAVIGLGGVGLSAVLGAVASGASDIVAIDLMPEKLELARSLGATRTFLATSPDVVGEVKEATRGGVDYAIEMAGSSKAFETAYGTTRRGGTTATAGLANVNTKFEISPLPLVGEERIIKGSYMGSCVPSRDVPRYIDLFLKGRLPVERLLSSTGPLEEINEAFDRLDRGEVIRHLLVP; translated from the coding sequence ATGCAGATGAAATCAGTCATTCTCCGAGAGTCAGGGCTTCCCAAGCCGTATGCAAGTTCGCGACCTCTCAGTGTCGAGACCGTCGATCTGACGCCTCCTGGCAATCTTGAGGTCCTGGTCAAAATCAAGGCCGCTGGTGTGTGCCACTCCGACCTGTCGGCGATAAATGGCGACCGACCCCGCCCGTTGCCTGTCGCGTTGGGGCATGAAGCGTCCGGCATTGTCGAAGAAATCGGACCCGGTGTCGATACAGTGAAGGTTGGCGATCACGTCGTGATGTCGTTCCTGCCCATCTGCGGACACTGCGATTACTGCGCGGGAGGACGCGCCAGCCTCTGTGAGCCGGGCTATCGCGCAAACGCCGCCGGGACATTGTTGAACGGTAGCAAGCATATCCGTCTTCGCGGCTACGATATCAACCATCACAGCGGCGTATCGGCGTTTTCGGAATACGCGGTCGTGTCGGCGCATTCGGTCGTCAAGATCACCAAAGACGTGGACGTCACGATGGCGGCCCTGTTCGGATGCGCCGTCATGACAGGCGTCGGTGCCGTCGTGAACACATGTGGCGTGAAGCCGGGACAGTCGGTCGCCGTCATCGGCCTGGGAGGCGTGGGCTTGTCGGCGGTCCTTGGAGCGGTGGCCAGCGGGGCAAGCGATATCGTCGCCATCGATTTGATGCCGGAAAAGCTTGAGCTGGCTAGGTCGCTGGGCGCGACGCGTACCTTCCTGGCAACCTCGCCGGATGTGGTCGGCGAGGTCAAGGAAGCGACACGCGGGGGAGTGGACTACGCCATTGAAATGGCAGGATCGAGCAAAGCGTTCGAAACCGCTTATGGCACTACGCGGCGCGGCGGCACGACAGCCACAGCGGGTCTGGCCAATGTGAACACCAAATTCGAGATCTCGCCACTTCCTCTTGTCGGGGAAGAACGCATCATCAAAGGCAGCTATATGGGATCCTGCGTGCCTTCGCGCGATGTTCCCCGTTATATCGACCTGTTCCTCAAAGGTCGGCTGCCCGTGGAGAGACTGCTGTCCAGCACTGGCCCGCTTGAGGAAATCAACGAGGCCTTCGACCGGCTGGACCGTGGCGAGGTGATTAGGCATCTGCTGGTACCCTGA
- a CDS encoding N-acyl homoserine lactonase family protein: MTDWKVLAIHYGTAVRPVGELGLEAGDPHDAPGRIEYFVWLIRHGERLILVDTGFSPQEAQRRGRTMLIHPVEALGQLGISASSITDVVITHLHYDHAGNLADFPEALFHLQDREMAYGTGRCMCHDRLRRPFAVDAVVAAVRLTFSGRMRFHDGNGEIVEGLTIHLVGGHSRGLQVVRLDDGDAVVVIASDALHFQRYLEHDDVFPLFADYPDVLEGYRTLRELSGPSGILVPGHDPAVLTGFPSLSSDLAFAKVLR, encoded by the coding sequence TTGACCGACTGGAAAGTCCTGGCGATACATTACGGCACTGCGGTTCGGCCCGTTGGCGAACTCGGCCTGGAAGCAGGAGATCCCCACGACGCCCCAGGCAGGATCGAGTATTTCGTTTGGTTGATCCGCCATGGGGAACGCCTGATCCTTGTTGACACCGGGTTTAGCCCGCAGGAGGCCCAAAGGCGCGGGAGGACCATGTTGATCCATCCGGTCGAAGCACTTGGCCAGCTCGGGATTTCCGCATCGTCCATTACCGACGTCGTCATCACGCATCTTCACTATGATCACGCGGGGAACCTTGCGGACTTCCCCGAAGCCCTGTTCCACTTGCAGGATCGGGAGATGGCCTACGGTACAGGACGATGCATGTGCCATGATCGTCTTCGGCGTCCCTTTGCTGTGGACGCCGTCGTCGCTGCGGTCCGCCTGACGTTTTCCGGCAGGATGCGCTTCCACGACGGGAACGGCGAGATTGTGGAGGGGCTCACCATCCATCTCGTCGGCGGACACTCCAGGGGCCTTCAGGTCGTGAGGCTGGATGATGGTGATGCCGTCGTCGTCATCGCATCGGACGCGCTCCATTTTCAACGTTATCTGGAGCACGACGACGTCTTTCCACTTTTCGCCGATTACCCCGACGTACTGGAGGGATACCGAACTCTCCGTGAGCTTTCAGGACCGTCCGGAATACTCGTACCGGGCCACGATCCCGCAGTCCTGACGGGTTTTCCATCGCTGTCATCCGATCTCGCGTTTGCTAAGGTTCTACGGTAA
- a CDS encoding GntR family transcriptional regulator has product MGDMDLQIARQSATLRTQVEDKLRQAISSGRFKPGQRLVERELCESIGVGRTSIREALRQLEAEGLITSYPHRGPVVSTITYEEAAQLYSVRALLESYAGKEFAENGTAQDIHTLNEAVAEFAEAAASGGGSRLIKAKTAFYDCLMQGSGNVFVKQMLTSLHNRVTLLRMTSMTQPGRLNHSVEEIKEIAAAITDRNGAKAAAACKYHIDMAAKVALDYLRKTSENDGD; this is encoded by the coding sequence ATGGGTGATATGGATTTACAGATTGCACGGCAGAGTGCCACTTTGCGCACTCAGGTAGAAGATAAACTGCGGCAGGCGATATCCAGCGGCCGTTTCAAGCCGGGTCAGCGCCTCGTTGAGCGAGAACTGTGCGAGTCGATCGGTGTCGGACGGACATCCATCCGCGAGGCGCTTCGACAACTCGAGGCCGAGGGCCTTATTACCAGCTATCCGCACCGCGGTCCCGTCGTCAGCACTATCACGTACGAAGAAGCCGCTCAGCTCTACAGCGTCAGGGCTTTGCTCGAGAGCTACGCCGGAAAAGAATTCGCTGAAAACGGAACCGCCCAGGATATCCATACACTCAATGAGGCGGTTGCCGAGTTCGCCGAAGCCGCGGCGAGCGGCGGCGGGAGCAGGCTCATCAAGGCGAAAACCGCGTTCTACGACTGCCTGATGCAAGGGAGTGGAAACGTCTTCGTCAAGCAAATGCTGACATCGCTCCACAATCGGGTGACTCTCCTGCGCATGACGTCGATGACGCAGCCGGGGCGCTTGAACCACAGTGTGGAAGAGATAAAGGAGATCGCTGCGGCCATTACTGACCGAAACGGAGCGAAAGCCGCCGCAGCCTGCAAGTACCACATCGATATGGCGGCTAAGGTCGCGCTGGACTACCTTCGTAAAACCTCCGAAAACGACGGCGATTGA
- a CDS encoding alpha/beta hydrolase, with amino-acid sequence MGTFNELRSRMAEALGDQELPRLTPDLTMSIAFYVGDQMITLNFAEGEAAILGESFDPQVIVRAAPDAWEQVLMTPPPATFHSFTALQLANPLFEIAGSPLALAKARPALERVFELVVTSPEMKAERAQRDLRQIRGQYAVVDIDDIPHEIYYEEAGEGVPVLFLHTAGADSRQFMPQLADTELAKNYRLIAVDLPFHGRSMPPLTWDGAPYKLTASLYLKWCTAILEQVVREKAIVAGGSMGAAMSLVLAAERPEHILGIVAIEPPFRSKGRRNPYQHNVNVHGSLHNSAYVRGIMSPLSPAGERRRSSWIYSQGAPGVYPGDLSFYSDEFDGAVTAPRIDPSRTPVALLSGDYDYSATPADGVKLAELIPGCLHLVMGGLGHFPMCEHPNFFRSYLVKGLEFVRQAAR; translated from the coding sequence TTGGGCACTTTTAATGAATTGCGGTCCCGCATGGCGGAGGCTCTCGGGGATCAGGAATTGCCCCGGCTCACGCCAGACCTGACGATGAGCATAGCCTTCTACGTTGGCGATCAGATGATCACCCTCAATTTCGCTGAAGGCGAGGCGGCGATCTTGGGGGAAAGCTTTGACCCCCAGGTGATAGTGAGGGCCGCTCCGGACGCATGGGAGCAGGTTTTGATGACGCCGCCGCCGGCGACCTTTCATTCCTTTACGGCGTTGCAGCTTGCAAATCCTCTCTTCGAGATCGCCGGCTCACCGCTCGCCCTCGCGAAAGCACGCCCGGCCCTGGAGCGGGTGTTCGAGCTCGTCGTCACGTCCCCCGAGATGAAAGCGGAGCGTGCGCAACGCGACCTGCGTCAAATCCGGGGGCAGTATGCCGTCGTCGATATCGATGACATCCCCCATGAAATATATTATGAAGAAGCAGGCGAGGGGGTGCCGGTCCTGTTTCTTCACACCGCCGGAGCAGATAGCCGCCAATTCATGCCTCAATTGGCGGACACCGAGCTTGCGAAAAACTACAGGCTGATCGCGGTTGACCTACCATTCCACGGTCGGTCCATGCCGCCGCTGACATGGGACGGAGCACCCTACAAGCTCACGGCATCGCTCTACCTGAAATGGTGCACGGCCATACTCGAACAGGTCGTTCGCGAAAAGGCGATTGTCGCGGGTGGGTCCATGGGCGCGGCAATGTCGCTGGTTCTCGCCGCGGAACGACCGGAGCATATCCTCGGAATCGTGGCGATCGAGCCACCTTTCCGCTCCAAGGGACGCCGGAACCCATACCAGCACAACGTGAACGTACACGGCTCACTTCATAACTCGGCGTATGTCAGAGGGATCATGAGCCCGCTTAGCCCCGCAGGGGAGCGCAGGAGGTCAAGCTGGATCTATTCGCAGGGAGCACCCGGAGTTTACCCAGGCGATCTTTCCTTCTACAGCGACGAGTTCGACGGAGCAGTGACAGCTCCCCGTATTGACCCATCACGCACCCCGGTGGCGCTGCTCTCGGGCGACTATGACTACTCAGCCACGCCGGCCGACGGTGTCAAGCTCGCCGAACTTATTCCGGGATGCCTCCACCTGGTCATGGGCGGTCTGGGTCACTTTCCAATGTGCGAACACCCGAATTTCTTCCGGAGCTATCTTGTAAAAGGGCTCGAGTTCGTCCGGCAAGCGGCGCGCTAA
- a CDS encoding SDR family oxidoreductase — protein sequence MDLESKVCVVTGAGSGIGRATAELFARQGAKVGVVDVNIDAARDVARDLGTDAIALKADVSSSAEVEALVRSVKEKWGRIDVLVNNAGFGMTGNVTTIAESDWDRIMAVNVKGIFLCSKYVVPIMAEQGSGSIINTTSYTAVSAIANRTAYVASKGAISALTRAMALDHAKDGIRVNAVAPGTIDSPYFTKIFAEAADPQALREDFNARAALHRMGNPEEIAEAMLFLASDRSRFATGSILTVDGGSSIGNHLVR from the coding sequence ATGGATCTGGAATCGAAAGTATGTGTGGTAACCGGGGCTGGCAGCGGGATCGGGCGCGCAACAGCTGAACTGTTTGCGCGCCAGGGCGCTAAGGTCGGCGTCGTCGACGTCAACATCGATGCCGCGCGAGACGTCGCCCGAGACCTCGGAACAGATGCGATCGCGTTAAAAGCCGATGTGTCTTCGTCCGCCGAAGTCGAGGCGTTGGTCAGGTCGGTTAAGGAAAAATGGGGGCGTATTGACGTTCTCGTCAATAACGCGGGGTTCGGAATGACCGGAAACGTCACGACCATCGCCGAATCCGACTGGGACCGGATCATGGCGGTGAACGTGAAGGGGATCTTCCTCTGCTCGAAATACGTCGTTCCGATTATGGCGGAACAGGGCAGCGGATCGATTATTAACACGACCTCATACACGGCAGTGTCAGCCATCGCTAACCGCACGGCCTACGTGGCGTCGAAAGGCGCGATCTCGGCACTCACGAGAGCCATGGCGCTGGACCACGCAAAGGACGGGATCCGCGTCAACGCTGTCGCCCCCGGAACGATCGACTCGCCCTACTTCACCAAGATTTTCGCCGAAGCGGCAGACCCGCAAGCCCTGCGGGAGGACTTCAACGCCCGTGCAGCCCTACACCGGATGGGGAACCCGGAAGAGATCGCGGAGGCGATGCTTTTCCTCGCTTCGGACCGCTCGCGGTTTGCGACCGGAAGCATTCTCACCGTCGACGGAGGATCGTCGATCGGGAACCACCTGGTGCGCTAA
- a CDS encoding flavin reductase family protein has product MAGAEIAAQAAFKTALRRFTSTICLITTEWEGARYGMAATAVQSVTADPPTLLVCINQSASISGPLKLAGKFAVNMLHLSHAPLVPLFSGKLKGEERFAHGGWITAGGVPILGDAQAAFVCSLNSAVTVGTHDVVLGEVVEARFIENIAPLLYEDGKLVRSAALIDAAA; this is encoded by the coding sequence ATGGCTGGTGCTGAAATAGCAGCGCAAGCGGCGTTCAAGACCGCTTTACGCCGGTTCACATCGACAATTTGCCTGATCACGACGGAATGGGAAGGTGCCCGTTACGGCATGGCTGCAACTGCCGTCCAATCGGTGACGGCTGACCCGCCGACCCTCCTGGTTTGCATCAACCAATCTGCTTCGATCAGCGGCCCGCTCAAGCTGGCGGGAAAATTCGCGGTCAACATGCTGCATCTAAGCCATGCGCCTTTGGTTCCGCTGTTCAGTGGAAAACTGAAGGGAGAGGAGAGGTTCGCGCATGGTGGGTGGATCACGGCTGGCGGAGTTCCCATCCTTGGCGACGCCCAGGCCGCATTCGTTTGCAGCCTCAACTCCGCCGTTACCGTCGGCACCCATGACGTCGTTCTCGGCGAAGTGGTCGAGGCCCGGTTTATCGAGAATATTGCCCCACTCCTCTACGAGGATGGGAAATTGGTTAGATCGGCCGCGCTGATCGATGCTGCCGCCTGA
- a CDS encoding carboxymuconolactone decarboxylase family protein, with amino-acid sequence MTIATDVKSQVNGRPVSERFEKGLQTRREVLGGAYVDASVNKATEFNWPMQELVTEYCWNEIWNRPGLDRRSRSLLNLGMISALNRPHELKLHVRGAINNGLSKDELREVFLQVAIYCGVPAAIDSFRVAQEVFEDMGI; translated from the coding sequence GTGACTATTGCCACCGATGTGAAATCGCAAGTGAATGGGCGTCCCGTCAGTGAACGGTTCGAAAAGGGTCTGCAGACCCGTCGGGAGGTTCTCGGCGGTGCATATGTCGACGCTTCGGTAAACAAGGCGACCGAGTTCAACTGGCCGATGCAGGAGCTTGTCACCGAGTATTGCTGGAACGAGATCTGGAACAGGCCGGGCCTCGACCGCCGTTCGCGCAGCCTTCTCAATCTTGGCATGATTTCCGCCCTTAACCGCCCCCACGAGTTGAAGCTGCACGTTCGCGGCGCGATCAATAACGGTCTCAGCAAGGACGAGCTTCGCGAAGTCTTCCTTCAGGTCGCGATCTATTGCGGCGTGCCGGCGGCGATCGACAGTTTCCGCGTCGCGCAGGAAGTCTTCGAGGACATGGGCATCTAA
- a CDS encoding LLM class flavin-dependent oxidoreductase: MTTSDDFRAAGNPMFNGNKLKLGVFGTNCSSACAITTAESTFEPTFEHNVEIAKKLEAAGWECMVPIARWRGFGGPTNFNGVNMDTFTWAAALAAVTTKLQFFSTTHIPTLNPIVATKMATTIDNISKGRYGLNLVTGWFTPEMEMFGVPMMEHDTRYEYATEWMEIVDTLWKKNGVTYDGQFLKVKDAFSEPKPFNKETGRPVLICAGSSGKGLHFTAKFCDFNFGFMQDMESGAAWVKKVKELAREEYKRELGTFTACPVVVRETEKEARDYYDYYVNQKGDWEACENICEVLQVQSQNHSEEMYQKFKERFIAGWGGYPIVGTPEQVADKLVALSNTGVDGALLTMVDYNEELPFFNDRVMPLLKQAGLRN, translated from the coding sequence ATGACGACCAGCGATGATTTCCGTGCCGCCGGAAACCCTATGTTTAACGGCAACAAGCTGAAGCTTGGCGTATTTGGAACAAATTGTTCGAGCGCATGCGCCATCACCACCGCGGAATCAACGTTCGAACCGACCTTCGAACACAATGTCGAAATTGCCAAAAAGCTCGAAGCTGCCGGATGGGAATGCATGGTGCCGATCGCCCGGTGGCGCGGTTTCGGCGGGCCGACGAACTTCAACGGCGTGAACATGGACACGTTCACGTGGGCCGCGGCCCTGGCTGCCGTGACCACGAAGCTGCAGTTTTTCTCCACGACGCATATCCCGACCCTGAACCCGATCGTCGCGACGAAGATGGCAACGACGATCGACAATATTTCGAAGGGCCGATACGGCCTGAACCTGGTGACGGGTTGGTTTACTCCGGAAATGGAGATGTTCGGCGTTCCGATGATGGAACACGACACCCGCTACGAATATGCCACGGAATGGATGGAAATCGTTGACACTCTGTGGAAGAAGAACGGGGTGACCTATGACGGCCAGTTCCTCAAGGTGAAAGACGCGTTCAGCGAGCCGAAGCCCTTTAACAAGGAGACGGGCCGCCCGGTCCTCATCTGCGCCGGTTCCTCGGGCAAGGGCCTGCACTTCACCGCGAAGTTCTGCGACTTCAACTTCGGCTTCATGCAGGACATGGAATCGGGCGCAGCCTGGGTGAAGAAGGTGAAGGAACTGGCTCGCGAGGAATACAAACGCGAACTCGGAACCTTCACCGCGTGCCCGGTCGTCGTTCGCGAGACCGAAAAGGAAGCTCGGGACTACTATGACTACTACGTGAACCAGAAGGGCGACTGGGAAGCCTGCGAAAACATCTGCGAGGTTCTTCAGGTTCAGTCACAGAACCACTCGGAGGAGATGTACCAGAAGTTCAAAGAACGCTTTATCGCTGGCTGGGGCGGCTACCCGATCGTCGGAACGCCGGAACAGGTCGCCGACAAGCTCGTCGCATTGAGCAATACGGGCGTCGACGGCGCGCTTCTCACAATGGTCGACTACAACGAAGAACTGCCGTTCTTCAACGACCGCGTCATGCCCCTGCTGAAACAGGCTGGCCTCAGGAACTAA
- a CDS encoding ABC transporter substrate-binding protein, with amino-acid sequence MLKKVYTALSVIIGLGLMTTAAFADGLDSLPQDQKQLYKLVDPAIPLGGTPLKDFVAKRPPPWKIGYASTYAGNTWRAQILTELNEVLLPKYKEAGLVSELVVTQSDLKDATQIQQMRQMVDDGVDAIIICCSNVTAINQTIEYAHSKGVPVFSFSGYVTSPYAINATENNTQGGYTAAKWLAEEIGGKGNVLTVSGIPGFASSDSFNVGAKKAFDEYKDITVVGDVAGKWTDQVAQVEVQKFLATNPTEIAGILVQSASENGVVNAVQQSGRDMMPIVLGGEASAACYWRKNPDFISQSFHFWPPRADARLVWDVMMRTLQGQGPKIQSILRPALPYTIDDVKEAISEDCDPNSTAWIEPKGDAWWPADVAAQYFERPEDPLAWRPKK; translated from the coding sequence ATGCTGAAGAAGGTTTACACCGCATTGAGCGTGATCATCGGGCTAGGCCTGATGACCACCGCCGCATTCGCGGACGGCTTAGACTCGCTACCACAGGACCAGAAGCAGCTTTACAAGCTCGTGGACCCGGCAATTCCCCTCGGTGGTACGCCGCTCAAGGATTTTGTGGCGAAGCGGCCGCCGCCGTGGAAAATCGGCTACGCATCCACTTATGCCGGCAACACTTGGCGTGCCCAGATCCTCACTGAACTGAACGAGGTTCTGCTTCCGAAATACAAGGAGGCTGGACTGGTATCTGAGCTTGTCGTCACGCAGTCCGATCTGAAGGACGCGACGCAAATCCAGCAGATGCGCCAGATGGTCGACGACGGCGTCGATGCTATCATCATCTGCTGCTCGAACGTGACGGCTATCAACCAGACCATCGAATACGCGCACTCCAAGGGCGTTCCGGTGTTCTCATTCTCGGGTTACGTGACATCGCCCTACGCGATCAATGCGACCGAAAACAACACCCAGGGCGGCTACACGGCCGCGAAATGGCTGGCGGAGGAAATTGGCGGCAAGGGCAACGTGCTGACGGTTTCGGGCATCCCGGGCTTCGCATCGTCGGACAGCTTCAATGTGGGTGCCAAGAAGGCGTTCGACGAGTACAAGGACATCACCGTCGTAGGCGATGTCGCTGGCAAGTGGACCGATCAGGTCGCCCAGGTCGAAGTCCAGAAATTCCTCGCGACCAACCCTACCGAAATCGCAGGTATCCTCGTCCAGTCGGCCTCAGAAAACGGTGTCGTCAACGCGGTCCAGCAGTCCGGGCGCGACATGATGCCAATCGTCCTCGGCGGCGAGGCGTCGGCGGCGTGCTACTGGCGTAAGAATCCCGACTTCATCAGCCAGAGCTTCCATTTCTGGCCGCCGCGGGCCGATGCTCGCCTGGTGTGGGACGTGATGATGAGGACGCTCCAAGGCCAGGGGCCGAAGATCCAGTCGATCCTGCGACCGGCTCTTCCCTACACGATCGACGATGTGAAGGAAGCAATTTCGGAAGATTGCGATCCGAACTCCACGGCGTGGATCGAGCCCAAGGGCGATGCATGGTGGCCCGCGGACGTAGCAGCACAGTACTTCGAGCGCCCGGAAGATCCGCTGGCCTGGCGGCCGAAGAAGTAA
- a CDS encoding LL-diaminopimelate aminotransferase — MRNQKLEFHKIQRLPPYVFDQVNRLKSSARAAGADIIDLGMGNPDLPTPSWVVDKLCEAVQHPRTHRYSASKGIIGLRRAKAAYYARRFNVKLDPDTQVVATLGSKEGFANMAQAITAPGDVILCPNPSYPIHTFGFLMAGGVIRSVPVEPDETFFQALEMAVRHSVPKPLALIISYPSNPTARVATLDFYKDVIAFAKKHDLIVLSDIAYAEIYFDGPPPPSVLEVPGAIDVAVEFSSMSKTFSMPGWRVGFAVGNERLIRALTRVKSYLDYGAFTPIQVAAAHALNSGGEDAARARDIYRTRRDTLVKTFADAGFDVPAPAATMFAWAKIPPDFRHLGSLEFSKLVLEKAQVAISPGIGFGEMGDEYVRLAFVENEDRIRQAARNLKRWLSASATATTR, encoded by the coding sequence ATGAGGAACCAGAAGTTGGAATTCCACAAGATACAGCGTTTGCCCCCTTACGTCTTCGACCAGGTGAACCGCCTTAAGTCCAGCGCGCGCGCGGCCGGAGCCGACATCATCGATCTTGGAATGGGCAATCCCGATCTTCCCACGCCAAGCTGGGTTGTGGACAAGCTATGCGAAGCGGTGCAGCACCCACGCACGCACCGCTATTCGGCTTCCAAGGGCATTATCGGGCTTCGCCGCGCGAAGGCTGCGTATTACGCCCGCCGGTTCAATGTGAAGCTTGATCCGGATACCCAGGTTGTTGCGACGCTCGGGTCCAAGGAGGGGTTTGCGAACATGGCACAGGCCATAACCGCCCCCGGGGATGTCATTCTCTGTCCGAACCCTTCCTATCCAATCCATACGTTCGGATTTCTGATGGCAGGGGGCGTGATAAGGTCGGTACCGGTCGAGCCGGATGAGACCTTCTTCCAAGCTCTCGAAATGGCGGTGCGGCATTCGGTACCGAAGCCTCTGGCGCTCATCATAAGCTACCCGTCGAACCCCACCGCTCGCGTCGCGACGCTCGACTTCTATAAGGACGTCATCGCCTTCGCGAAGAAGCACGATCTCATCGTTCTGTCGGATATCGCCTACGCTGAAATCTATTTCGACGGTCCGCCGCCGCCGTCTGTTCTCGAAGTCCCCGGCGCGATCGACGTGGCCGTCGAGTTCTCCTCGATGTCGAAGACATTCTCCATGCCCGGTTGGCGCGTTGGGTTTGCGGTGGGCAACGAACGACTCATCCGAGCGTTGACGCGCGTGAAATCGTACCTGGACTACGGAGCATTTACGCCGATACAGGTCGCCGCCGCTCATGCCCTAAACTCGGGCGGGGAGGACGCCGCGCGGGCCCGAGACATCTACAGGACGCGCAGAGATACACTGGTGAAGACCTTTGCCGATGCCGGGTTCGACGTTCCCGCTCCTGCGGCGACGATGTTCGCATGGGCGAAGATACCCCCGGATTTCCGACACCTTGGCTCGCTGGAGTTTTCGAAACTCGTGCTCGAGAAGGCACAGGTCGCGATTTCGCCGGGTATTGGTTTCGGCGAGATGGGTGACGAATACGTACGGCTGGCTTTCGTGGAGAATGAAGACAGAATCCGGCAGGCTGCACGGAACCTGAAGCGGTGGCTTTCTGCGAGCGCGACCGCCACAACTCGATAA
- a CDS encoding GFA family protein: MPILGSCQCKAVQYEVSELDGPMWNCFCQTCRKSHAADHNTAAKVKSENFKLISGEDVLHSFESTPGKLRWFCSRCGSHVYAERPANPEMKVLRAGTFDTDPGSVPMSNVWLSHARPWLAHDPAKENFEEFP, from the coding sequence ATGCCGATCCTCGGATCTTGCCAATGTAAAGCGGTCCAGTACGAAGTGTCGGAACTGGATGGCCCGATGTGGAACTGCTTCTGCCAGACATGCAGAAAGTCCCATGCCGCCGATCATAACACTGCCGCCAAGGTGAAGAGTGAGAACTTCAAGCTGATTTCCGGCGAGGATGTCCTTCACAGCTTTGAGTCGACCCCTGGAAAACTGAGGTGGTTCTGCTCACGGTGTGGTTCGCACGTTTATGCCGAACGGCCTGCCAACCCGGAGATGAAGGTGCTGCGGGCAGGCACTTTTGACACTGATCCTGGTTCGGTTCCTATGTCCAACGTCTGGCTGTCCCACGCCAGACCGTGGCTAGCTCACGACCCCGCGAAGGAAAACTTCGAAGAGTTCCCGTGA